One window of Azospirillaceae bacterium genomic DNA carries:
- the icmH gene encoding type IVB secretion system protein IcmH/DotU → MSYPSYGQSAHEPTIVKPTPGGRRSAPVQIVAPPTDFAPEDTVDLTLGGLNPLVAAAGPILTLIRRLRVSAGQSNIEELRERVASEIKTFEKRAQATGVSSEAARAAHYALCATVDDVVLNTPWGGGQRLVAGRHGHLLPYRCDGGGAVLRPAEPFAEGSGRQHPGAGTDVPVPVAGF, encoded by the coding sequence ATGTCCTATCCCAGCTACGGCCAGTCGGCGCATGAGCCGACGATCGTCAAGCCCACGCCGGGCGGCCGACGTTCGGCGCCGGTGCAGATCGTGGCGCCGCCCACCGATTTCGCGCCCGAAGACACGGTGGACCTGACGCTCGGCGGCCTGAACCCGCTGGTGGCGGCCGCCGGCCCCATCCTGACGCTGATCCGCCGCCTGCGCGTTTCCGCCGGGCAGTCCAACATCGAGGAACTGCGCGAACGCGTCGCCAGCGAGATCAAGACCTTCGAGAAGCGCGCCCAGGCCACGGGCGTGTCCAGCGAGGCCGCGCGCGCCGCCCATTACGCCCTGTGCGCCACCGTCGATGACGTGGTGCTGAACACCCCCTGGGGGGGCGGGCAGCGCCTGGTCGCGGGCCGGCATGGTCATCTCCTTCCATATCGATGTGACGGGGGGGGAGCGGTTCTACGACCTGCTGAACCATTTGCTGAAGGATCCGGGCGCCAACATCCAGGTGCTGGAACTGATGTACCTGTGCCTGTCGCTGGGTTTTGA
- a CDS encoding FHA domain-containing protein, producing MALVLRVLVAGDCSIAEGETRVCDGGSFTIGRGPENDWVVLDPQRHLSKQHCRVELRGQAYHVVDTSTNGVYVGNGGAPLGRGNSQPLNDGDVINLGPCAFKAEIAEEANDAASLTPASLAPLSPAAGGFRAAAFDHADSALDYNLGEAGARAQHATSISQVLAGDRVGELQLTDMLGEHEAEEPGFGGFDPEANAVGFPATSAYFQAPEVKHPVIPMDWQVEGSDGRGELGVLETAVGDGFVEAQAEIQEARAPVARTGGGRGASRPSLGSISGGGGGANVLPINSSVAAAAVAPAPVQAAPQPVRPAAPMPPPAAGCRAAGPGGGAGTCAAGPRADRDRHAGGPGSH from the coding sequence ATGGCCCTAGTCTTACGGGTTCTTGTGGCTGGTGACTGCTCCATTGCCGAAGGTGAAACCCGCGTCTGTGACGGCGGCAGCTTCACCATCGGCCGGGGGCCTGAGAATGACTGGGTGGTGCTGGATCCCCAACGGCACCTGTCCAAGCAGCATTGCCGCGTGGAGTTGCGCGGCCAAGCCTATCATGTGGTCGATACCAGCACCAACGGCGTCTATGTCGGCAACGGCGGCGCCCCCCTGGGTCGCGGCAATTCCCAGCCGCTGAATGACGGCGACGTGATCAACCTGGGGCCCTGCGCCTTCAAGGCCGAGATCGCGGAGGAGGCCAATGACGCCGCGTCCTTGACGCCCGCCTCGTTGGCCCCCTTGTCGCCGGCGGCCGGCGGTTTCCGCGCGGCGGCGTTCGACCACGCCGACAGCGCCCTGGATTATAATCTGGGTGAGGCTGGTGCCCGGGCCCAGCATGCGACCTCCATCTCCCAGGTGCTTGCAGGCGACCGTGTCGGTGAGCTTCAACTGACCGACATGCTGGGTGAGCATGAGGCGGAGGAGCCCGGCTTCGGCGGCTTCGATCCCGAGGCCAACGCCGTGGGTTTCCCCGCCACCAGCGCCTATTTCCAGGCACCGGAGGTCAAGCACCCCGTCATTCCCATGGATTGGCAGGTGGAAGGGTCGGACGGCCGCGGCGAACTGGGCGTGCTTGAAACAGCCGTGGGCGACGGCTTCGTCGAGGCCCAGGCCGAAATCCAGGAGGCCCGGGCGCCGGTGGCGCGTACGGGTGGTGGCCGTGGCGCTTCCCGCCCGTCGCTGGGGTCCATCAGCGGGGGAGGGGGCGGCGCCAACGTTCTGCCCATCAATTCCAGCGTCGCCGCCGCGGCCGTCGCGCCGGCACCCGTGCAGGCAGCCCCGCAGCCGGTCCGGCCGGCCGCACCGATGCCGCCACCGGCCGCCGGTTGCCGTGCCGCCGGTCCAGGCGGCGGCGCCGGCACCTGTGCAGCCGGCCCCCGCGCCGACCGCGACCGCCACGCCGGCGGCCCCGGTTCCCACTGA
- the tssK gene encoding type VI secretion system baseplate subunit TssK yields the protein MMSANRVVWTEGMFLRVQHFQQADRHMERQLHARTETLAPFAWGLSELTINRELLGIGKFAIVSARGILPDGTPFSIPDEADHPPPLELFDTTKNCVIYLTLPVRQPGGAEVGLVNSDDAITRFVPSRYEASDANLGSDHAAPMDVARLRLRLAPETQPLAGYEKIAIARVVEVRSDRAVILDEQFIAPVTSVAAQPPLAAYLTELQALIQHRAEALAGRMAGPSAKGAAEIADFLLLQTVNRYEPLLRHYAATAAMLHPERLYRLCVEIAGELATFTTEAKRAAVFPEYRHEDLQNSFRPVFADLRSSLSAVLEQSAVAIPLQARRHGIKVGVIVDRALLFNATFVLAVTADMPVEHLRRVFPNQVKIGPVEQIAQLVNVALPGIAVRALPVAPRQLPYRNGQVYFELDRSSQHFKQLQKSGGIALHLAGDFAQIEMELWAIKGGS from the coding sequence ATGATGTCCGCCAACCGTGTGGTCTGGACCGAGGGCATGTTCCTGCGGGTCCAGCATTTCCAGCAAGCCGACCGGCATATGGAACGCCAGCTGCACGCCCGCACCGAGACGCTGGCGCCCTTCGCCTGGGGCCTGAGCGAGTTGACCATCAACCGGGAACTGCTGGGCATCGGCAAGTTCGCCATCGTTTCCGCCCGCGGCATCCTGCCGGACGGCACGCCCTTTTCCATCCCGGATGAGGCGGACCACCCGCCGCCGCTGGAACTGTTCGACACCACCAAGAACTGCGTCATCTATCTGACGCTGCCGGTGCGCCAGCCGGGTGGGGCCGAGGTCGGCCTGGTCAACAGCGACGACGCCATCACCCGTTTCGTGCCCTCGCGGTACGAGGCGTCGGACGCCAATCTGGGCAGCGACCATGCCGCCCCCATGGACGTGGCCCGCCTGCGGCTGCGCCTGGCGCCGGAGACCCAACCGCTGGCGGGGTATGAGAAGATCGCCATCGCCCGGGTGGTGGAGGTGCGCTCCGACCGCGCCGTCATCCTGGACGAACAGTTCATCGCCCCGGTCACCAGTGTCGCGGCCCAGCCGCCGCTGGCCGCCTACCTCACCGAGTTGCAGGCCCTGATCCAGCACCGGGCGGAGGCCTTGGCCGGCCGCATGGCGGGCCCCTCGGCCAAGGGTGCGGCGGAGATCGCCGACTTCCTGCTGTTGCAGACGGTCAACCGGTATGAGCCGCTGCTGCGCCACTACGCCGCCACCGCGGCCATGCTGCATCCGGAACGGCTCTACCGCCTGTGCGTGGAGATCGCCGGCGAACTGGCGACCTTCACCACTGAGGCCAAGCGCGCCGCCGTCTTCCCGGAATACCGGCATGAGGACTTGCAGAACAGTTTCCGCCCGGTGTTCGCAGACCTGCGCTCCTCCCTCAGCGCGGTGCTGGAACAGTCGGCGGTGGCCATCCCGCTGCAGGCGCGCCGCCACGGCATCAAGGTCGGCGTCATCGTCGACCGCGCCCTGCTGTTCAACGCCACCTTCGTGCTGGCGGTGACGGCCGACATGCCGGTGGAGCATCTGCGTCGCGTCTTCCCCAACCAGGTGAAGATCGGCCCGGTGGAACAGATCGCGCAGTTGGTGAACGTGGCGCTGCCCGGCATCGCCGTCCGGGCCCTGCCGGTGGCGCCCCGCCAACTGCCCTATCGCAACGGCCAGGTCTATTTCGAGCTGGACCGCAGCAGTCAGCATTTCAAGCAGCTCCAGAAGTCCGGCGGCATCGCCCTGCACCTGGCGGGTGATTTCGCGCAGATCGAAATGGAGTTGTGGGCCATCAAGGGGGGTTCGTGA
- the tssI gene encoding type VI secretion system tip protein TssI/VgrG — protein sequence MDGYTQTDRLLSITSPLGADQLLLEALKGGEGVSALFEFNATVRALDDNLDPSVLVAQGVDLNLRLQDGGYRTFNGVVASLTGGHAAARGQRHYNLRVVPWLWFLTRTSDCRIFQNKTTLDILGTIFSEMGYTNVDFSGVTPPPPREYCVQYRETDFAFVSRLMEEDGLYYFFRHEPGRHTLVLGQQTSAYLAGDEPMIQFSAASAQTNHITEWHRSHAYQASSWATTDYNFQTAKANLHQTVPTVSTFRQDPQHEFFDYPGLHDTPGDGERRTKLAMQAEEVERETVQAAGDCRSLAPCGRFQLTGHPVASENGAYVVLSVSHRASDMSYESGGASRSGYSNRLTCMPAATPYAPRRTTPRPTVAGLQTATVVGPKGQEIHSDAFGRIKVQFFWDRRGQSDEGSSCWVRVAQGWAGRGFGAQTIPRMGMEVVVAFLEGNPDRPLVIGSVPNSDTPVPLGLPGQQTQTTFRTASSPGGAGFNLFTLEDKAGAEEIAFHSQKDLSMVVQNNMLETVTKAAVRQAKQLIALKVGNSTIQFTPDNIILTSNGSTAVLDKTGIRYKAGKIWLNMKAPAQADAPKPAAAAQGGTATASGEAWAANKTTGPVTAKVMGLEGSITAHADPTKATVDAKGEIAAARISAKGKNGWGEISGGMDVFAAEGTGHAGVTNYGAGAAGEAKAAVQRVQGEGVLGDLNTGGAGLKGTGEIFSADAKGQALLGDDGRYVGAALGGKAGARVAQASAEENVTIPIGWIPGVPDDWTIALKGEQSGSAGSAGVGAGGYGYYDRVDQRVHGGIFGDLEVGLGIETGIDASIGPAPK from the coding sequence ATGGACGGCTACACGCAAACGGACCGGCTGCTGTCGATCACCAGCCCCCTGGGCGCCGACCAGCTGCTGCTGGAGGCGCTGAAGGGCGGCGAGGGCGTGTCGGCGCTGTTCGAGTTCAACGCCACCGTGCGCGCCCTGGACGACAACCTGGATCCCAGCGTCCTGGTCGCCCAGGGCGTGGATCTGAACCTGCGCCTGCAGGACGGCGGCTACCGCACCTTCAACGGCGTCGTCGCCTCCTTGACCGGCGGGCACGCCGCCGCGCGCGGGCAGCGCCACTACAATTTGCGTGTCGTCCCCTGGCTCTGGTTCCTCACCCGCACCAGCGACTGCCGCATCTTCCAGAACAAGACCACCCTGGACATCCTGGGCACCATCTTCAGTGAGATGGGCTACACCAACGTCGATTTCTCCGGCGTCACCCCGCCCCCGCCGCGCGAGTATTGCGTCCAGTACCGCGAGACCGACTTCGCCTTCGTCTCCCGCCTGATGGAGGAGGACGGCCTCTATTATTTCTTCCGCCATGAGCCCGGACGCCACACCCTGGTCCTGGGCCAGCAGACCTCCGCCTATCTGGCGGGCGATGAGCCGATGATCCAGTTCAGCGCCGCCTCGGCCCAGACCAACCACATCACCGAATGGCACCGCAGCCACGCCTACCAGGCCAGTTCATGGGCCACCACCGACTACAACTTCCAGACCGCCAAGGCCAACCTGCACCAGACGGTCCCCACCGTCTCAACCTTCCGCCAAGACCCCCAGCACGAGTTTTTCGACTATCCCGGCCTGCACGACACCCCCGGCGACGGCGAGCGCCGCACCAAGCTGGCCATGCAGGCCGAGGAGGTCGAGCGCGAGACCGTGCAGGCCGCCGGCGATTGCCGATCGCTCGCCCCCTGCGGCCGCTTCCAGCTGACCGGCCATCCCGTGGCATCCGAAAACGGCGCCTATGTCGTCCTGTCCGTCAGCCACCGCGCCAGCGACATGAGTTACGAGAGCGGCGGCGCCAGCCGCAGCGGCTACAGCAACCGCCTCACCTGCATGCCGGCGGCCACCCCCTACGCCCCCCGCCGCACCACCCCCCGGCCCACCGTCGCAGGATTGCAGACCGCAACCGTCGTCGGCCCCAAGGGCCAGGAGATCCACAGCGACGCCTTCGGCCGCATCAAGGTCCAGTTCTTCTGGGACCGTCGCGGCCAGTCGGACGAGGGCAGCTCCTGCTGGGTCCGCGTCGCCCAGGGCTGGGCCGGTCGCGGCTTCGGTGCCCAGACCATCCCCCGCATGGGCATGGAGGTCGTCGTCGCCTTCCTGGAAGGCAACCCCGACCGCCCCCTGGTCATCGGCAGCGTCCCCAACTCCGACACCCCCGTCCCCTTAGGCCTGCCGGGCCAGCAGACCCAGACCACCTTCCGCACCGCCAGCAGCCCGGGTGGCGCCGGCTTCAACCTGTTCACCCTGGAAGACAAGGCCGGCGCGGAAGAGATCGCCTTCCACTCCCAGAAAGACCTCTCCATGGTCGTCCAGAACAACATGCTCGAGACGGTGACCAAGGCGGCGGTCCGCCAGGCCAAGCAGCTGATCGCGCTGAAGGTCGGCAACAGCACCATCCAGTTCACGCCCGACAACATCATCCTGACCAGCAACGGCAGCACCGCCGTGCTGGACAAGACCGGCATCCGCTACAAGGCCGGCAAGATCTGGCTGAACATGAAGGCGCCAGCGCAGGCCGATGCGCCCAAACCAGCGGCCGCGGCCCAAGGTGGGACCGCCACGGCATCCGGCGAAGCCTGGGCCGCCAACAAGACGACCGGCCCGGTCACGGCCAAGGTCATGGGCCTGGAAGGCTCCATCACCGCCCACGCCGACCCGACCAAGGCCACGGTGGACGCCAAGGGCGAAATCGCCGCCGCCCGCATTTCCGCCAAAGGCAAGAACGGCTGGGGCGAAATATCGGGCGGCATGGACGTCTTCGCCGCCGAGGGCACCGGTCATGCGGGCGTGACCAACTACGGCGCTGGTGCCGCCGGGGAGGCGAAGGCCGCTGTCCAGCGCGTCCAGGGCGAAGGCGTTCTCGGCGACCTGAACACGGGGGGCGCTGGCCTGAAGGGCACAGGCGAAATCTTCTCCGCTGATGCCAAGGGCCAGGCGCTGCTGGGCGACGACGGACGGTATGTTGGCGCGGCGCTGGGTGGCAAAGCCGGCGCCCGCGTGGCCCAGGCCAGTGCCGAGGAAAACGTCACCATCCCCATCGGATGGATACCCGGGGTGCCCGATGACTGGACCATCGCCCTGAAAGGGGAACAGAGCGGTTCCGCCGGCAGCGCCGGCGTCGGTGCCGGCGGCTATGGCTATTACGATCGGGTGGACCAGCGTGTGCACGGTGGCATTTTCGGTGATCTGGAGGTCGGTCTTGGCATCGAAACCGGCATCGATGCCAGTATAGGGCCCGCCCCGAAATGA
- the tssJ gene encoding type VI secretion system lipoprotein TssJ — MRFPTLTSWRLILAAATLLLAGCSHEPPPPPPVRTTVPVAINVGADVNPDSQGRPSPIVTRVYQLASKDKFTIAAPIQLIQHDAQALGPDQLGRDEFVLQPGDKREITLPQNDKVHYVGVVAAYRAIDQADWREVVALPDTGSVTLNITVGAKGLVVKPDTSAAAAPAQPPGSGKRDTAMK, encoded by the coding sequence ATGCGCTTCCCAACCCTCACGTCCTGGCGCCTCATCCTGGCGGCCGCCACCCTGCTGCTGGCCGGCTGTTCCCACGAACCGCCGCCGCCACCGCCCGTCCGCACGACGGTGCCCGTCGCCATCAACGTCGGCGCCGATGTCAACCCGGACAGCCAGGGCCGGCCGTCGCCCATCGTCACCCGGGTCTATCAGCTGGCGTCGAAGGACAAGTTCACCATCGCCGCCCCCATCCAGCTGATCCAGCACGACGCCCAGGCCCTGGGCCCGGACCAGCTGGGCCGGGACGAATTCGTCCTGCAGCCGGGCGACAAGCGCGAGATCACCCTGCCGCAGAACGACAAGGTTCACTATGTCGGCGTCGTCGCCGCCTACCGCGCCATCGACCAGGCCGACTGGCGCGAGGTCGTGGCCCTGCCGGACACCGGCTCCGTCACCTTGAACATCACCGTCGGCGCCAAGGGCCTGGTGGTGAAGCCCGACACGTCCGCCGCCGCCGCACCGGCCCAGCCGCCGGGCAGCGGCAAGCGCGACACGGCGATGAAGTGA
- the tssI gene encoding type VI secretion system tip protein TssI/VgrG, which yields MDGYTQTDRLLSITSPLGADQLLLEALKGGEGVSALFEFNATVRALDDNLDPSVLVAQGVDLNLRLQDGVYRTFNGVVASLTGGHAAARGQRHYNLRVVPWLWFLTRTSDCRIFQNKTTLDILATIFGEMGYTNVDFSGVTPPPPREYCVQYRETDFAFVSRLMEEDGLYYFFRHEPGRHTLVLGHQTSAYLAGDEPMIQFSAASAQTNHITEWHRSHAYQASSWATTDYNFQTAKANLHQTVPTVSTFRQDPQHEFFDYPGLHDTPGDGERRTKLAMQAEEVERETVQAAGDCRSLAPCGRFQLTGHPVASENGAYVVLSVSHSASDMSYESGGASRSGYSNRLTCMPAATPYAPRRITPRPTVGGLQTAMVVGPKGQEIHSDAFGRIKVQFFWDRRGQSDEGSSCWVRVAQGWAGRGFGAQTIPRMGMEVVVAFLEGNPDRPLVIGSVPNSDTPVPLGLPGQQTQTTFRTASSPGGGGFNLFTLEDKAGAEEIAFHSQKDLSMVVQNNMFETIGKNLVITAGELLVLQVGKSLIQMTTDHIIVTSNGSTVVMDKDGISQDGQKIWLNCSS from the coding sequence ATGGACGGCTACACGCAAACGGACCGGCTGCTGTCGATCACCAGCCCCTTGGGTGCCGACCAGCTGCTGCTGGAGGCGCTGAAGGGTGGCGAGGGCGTGTCGGCGCTGTTCGAGTTCAACGCCACCGTGCGCGCCCTGGACGACAACCTGGATCCCAGCGTCCTGGTCGCCCAGGGCGTGGATCTGAACCTGCGCCTGCAGGACGGCGTCTACCGCACCTTCAACGGCGTCGTCGCCTCCTTGACCGGCGGGCACGCCGCCGCGCGCGGACAGCGCCACTACAACCTGCGCGTCGTCCCCTGGCTCTGGTTCCTCACCCGCACCAGCGACTGCCGAATCTTCCAGAACAAGACCACCCTGGACATTCTCGCCACCATCTTCGGCGAGATGGGCTACACCAACGTCGATTTCTCCGGCGTCACCCCGCCCCCGCCGCGCGAGTACTGCGTCCAGTACCGCGAGACCGACTTCGCCTTCGTCTCCCGCCTGATGGAAGAGGACGGCCTCTATTATTTCTTCCGCCATGAGCCGGGACGCCACACCCTGGTCCTGGGCCACCAGACCTCCGCCTACCTGGCGGGGGATGAGCCGATGATCCAGTTCAGCGCCGCCTCCGCCCAGACCAACCACATCACCGAATGGCACCGCAGCCACGCCTACCAGGCCAGCTCATGGGCCACCACCGACTACAACTTCCAGACCGCCAAGGCCAACCTGCACCAGACGGTCCCCACCGTCTCAACCTTCCGCCAAGACCCCCAGCACGAGTTTTTCGACTATCCCGGCCTGCACGACACCCCCGGCGACGGCGAGCGCCGCACCAAGCTGGCCATGCAGGCCGAGGAGGTGGAGCGTGAGACCGTACAGGCCGCCGGCGATTGCCGATCGCTCGCCCCCTGCGGCCGCTTCCAGCTGACCGGCCATCCCGTGGCATCCGAAAACGGCGCCTATGTCGTCCTCTCCGTCAGCCACAGCGCCAGCGACATGAGTTACGAGAGCGGCGGCGCCAGCCGCAGCGGCTACAGCAACCGCCTCACCTGCATGCCGGCGGCCACCCCCTACGCCCCCCGCCGCATCACGCCCCGGCCCACCGTCGGCGGATTGCAGACCGCCATGGTCGTCGGTCCCAAGGGCCAGGAGATCCACAGCGACGCTTTCGGCCGCATCAAGGTCCAGTTCTTCTGGGACCGCCGCGGCCAGTCCGACGAGGGCAGTTCCTGCTGGGTCCGTGTCGCCCAGGGCTGGGCCGGTCGAGGCTTCGGTGCCCAGACCATCCCCCGCATGGGCATGGAGGTCGTCGTCGCCTTCCTGGAGGGCAATCCTGACCGCCCCCTGGTCATCGGCAGCGTCCCCAACTCCGACACCCCCGTCCCCTTAGGGTTGCCGGGCCAGCAGACGCAAACCACCTTCCGCACCGCCAGCAGCCCGGGCGGTGGTGGCTTCAACCTGTTCACCCTGGAAGACAAGGCCGGCGCGGAAGAGATCGCCTTCCACTCCCAGAAAGACCTCTCCATGGTCGTCCAGAACAACATGTTCGAGACCATCGGCAAGAACCTGGTGATCACCGCCGGCGAGTTACTGGTGCTGCAAGTCGGCAAAAGCCTGATCCAGATGACCACCGACCACATCATCGTCACCAGCAACGGCAGCACGGTGGTGATGGACAAGGACGGCATCAGCCAGGACGGCCAGAAAATCTGGCTGAACTGCAGCAGCTGA
- the tagH gene encoding type VI secretion system-associated FHA domain protein TagH, translating into MQPAPAPTATATPAAPVPTDPFQAFLAGVGLPADAVDAADAAAMMHKMGLAFREAVGGLRELLELRAFLKSEFRIEHTLLRAKENNPLKFSANLDGTLAVLIGRRVTGFMDAPEAVRESLRDIKAHEVALISGMKTVVSDVLEQLAPETVKADVGASMLPQVHKARCWEKYEQVHQRLVGEQSSGPPLGAQFSAAYTKQFRNL; encoded by the coding sequence GTGCAGCCGGCCCCCGCGCCGACCGCGACCGCCACGCCGGCGGCCCCGGTTCCCACTGATCCGTTCCAGGCTTTCCTGGCCGGCGTCGGCCTGCCGGCGGACGCGGTGGACGCCGCCGACGCGGCCGCCATGATGCACAAGATGGGCTTGGCCTTCCGCGAGGCGGTGGGCGGCTTGCGTGAGTTGCTGGAACTGCGGGCTTTCCTGAAGTCCGAATTCCGGATCGAGCACACGCTGCTGCGCGCCAAGGAGAACAACCCCCTGAAATTCTCCGCCAACCTGGACGGCACGCTGGCCGTGCTGATCGGGCGGCGGGTCACGGGCTTCATGGACGCGCCGGAGGCCGTGCGTGAAAGCCTGCGGGACATCAAGGCGCATGAGGTCGCCCTGATCTCCGGCATGAAGACCGTGGTCAGCGACGTGCTGGAGCAGTTGGCGCCCGAGACGGTCAAGGCCGACGTCGGCGCCTCCATGCTGCCACAGGTCCACAAGGCCCGCTGCTGGGAAAAGTACGAGCAGGTGCATCAGCGCCTGGTGGGCGAGCAATCGTCCGGTCCGCCGCTGGGTGCCCAGTTCTCCGCCGCCTACACCAAGCAGTTCAGAAACCTCTGA